Within Paeniglutamicibacter psychrophenolicus, the genomic segment CCTGCGCGTTGCCTACCGCCATTCCAACAGTTCCTACGAGGCCGAAGACCTGGCGGCCGAGGGCTTTGAAAAGGTCTTTGCCGTGCTGCGGACCGACAAGGGGCCGGACGCATTCTTTCGTGCCTACTTGTGCACGACCGTTTCACGGCTGGCGTTCGCCTACAACAACAAGGAAAAACGCCAGGCGCTGACCGACGAATTCACGACCTTCGATACCGGGGACGACTATTCCGACCCGGTCATGAACCAGTTTGAATCCGGCATTGTCGGCGGGGCGTTCTCATCGTTGCCCGAACGTTGGCAGGCGGTGCTGTGGTACACGGAAATCGACGGGCTCAAGCCCTCGCGCATAGCTCCCCTGCTGGGCCTTTCCCCCAACGGGGTGTCTGTCCTCGCGGTGCGTGCGCGCGAGGGGCTCCGGCAGGCCTACCTGCAAGGCCATGTCGGTGCCTCGGTGGGGGACGGCTGCCACGGCTACTCCGGCCAGCTGGGGGCGTATGCGCGCGGCGGCCTCAGCGCCCGCAACGAGGCCAAGGTCGAAGAGCATCTCAACGAGTGCTCGAAATGCACGGCAATCCTCGTCCAGGTCAATGACGTCGGCGCATCCATGCGTGGCGTCATTGCACCGTTGTTCCTGGGCGGGATCACGGCGCTGGGCATACCCGCTGCCATCTCTTCGGCAACCGCGGGCGGTTCCGGCGCAGGGTCGGCGGCGGGTTCCGTTTCTGCCGCCACGGGCACGGTGGCCGCCGGAACCGGTTCGGCAAGCTCGGGTGCGACCTTCTGGGCAGTGCTTGGGTCAACCATCGGTGCGAACGCCGTTGCCATTGCCGCCACCGCGGTGGCGATGGCCGCCGTCGTGGCCGGGGTGGCCTTCGGCGTCAATGAGACCGGCGACCGGGGCAAGGCCGCCGTCGGCGATGACGGGGGTGCAACTCACCGTGCCACACGATGAACTTGGTTTCGACGACGATGTCATGATTCCCATGGATCTGGTTGACAGGTTCCACGATCCACAGATACTGCCGGTTGCCTCGGAACCGGCGCAGGGTTCCCCGATCGGCGGTAGCCGGCAGAACGAGCGCCATGCGGCACCACCCGCGGTTGGGCGGATGAACCTGATCCTTCCGCGCACCAACGAACTGCAGCGTGAGGTCGAAACCATCGTCGCCCTGGACGAACCGGAACCCGGGAGCAGCCTCCCCGAGGCTTCCCCGACCGATGCCACCGACCCGGTCCCCGGACCCACTACCTCGAGAACACCTGACGAGGTAGACCCGTCACCCGTGGATCCGACCGAAACTGCGCCGAGCGAACCTGCTGAACCGACGCCGCCAGTCAATCCGACGGTGGAGCCGACCGAGCCGACATAGGCGCCCGCCGAGCCGACTCCGACCCCGACGGTGGAACCCACCGAGCCGACCCCGACGCCGAGCGAGCCGACAGACCCGCCCGCCACGTCCGAGCACATCAATGTGGAAGCCGCGGGCGATGGGTACGAGGTCTTGGTGGATGCGCGTGCCTTCGGGGCCGGAGGCTCAGTGAGCATACTCTTCGAGCGGCTGTCCGGGGAAGGCACCTTTGCGGTGTTCCGGGAAACGGGCGCTGGATGCTCGGAGCCCACCGAATCCGGCGGCGTGGTGTCATACTCGTGCTCCGGCCCGGGTGCGGGAAAGGACTCATTCAACGTCGAGGGAACACCGGTGCCCGGGACCGCGTTGGTGGTCCGGGTGACACTGGCCGACAAGCAAGGCAGCCAGACCCAGGCAGACCTCGTGTTCGAGTAGCCCGATGGTTCGCGGCGCGAGCCCCGTCACCGTGGCCTCGGGTGGCACCGCGCGTACTTGGATGCCGCCGGGGCCAGGGGCCATCCATGACCGGTCGGCAACTGGAAACGGTTCGGCCCGGCCTCACCATGGTGGGGGGAGTCCGGGCCGAACCGTTGTTACGTGTTGGATTCCAGGGGCGGGTTAGGCCTTGGACGCCATTTCTGCTGCACCGTCGGTGGAGCCTGCAACGCCGGCCGCGTAGCCGTCGCGCAGGATCGCACCGAGGTTTGCATCGACGCTGCCCCAGTACTGGAAGAAGCGCTCACGGATGTCATCACGGGTGATGCCGTTGGCCTGGCCCAGCAGGGTTGCGTGGAAGCGTTCCTTCGACTCGGCGCTGTAGACGTCGCGGTACAGCGTGCCTGCCTGGCCGAAATCGGAGTCCTCGGAGCGCAGGGTCTGCGCGGCGCGCACCAGCTCGCCGTCGTTTTCCCAGCTGCCTTCGGCTGCACGGGTCGGATCGGCTGCCGGTCCACCGTAGGAGTTCGGGGTGTAGACGCGCGCATCGGTGTCGTTGAAGTGGTACTGCATGGCACCTTCGTGCATGTAGGTGGTCACCTTGGACGCGTGCGGCTGGTTCACCGGCAGCTGGTTGTAGTTCGTGCCGATGCGGTTGCGCTGGGCATCCGGGTAGGAGAACACGCGGGCCATCAGCATCTTGTCGGGGCTGATGTCGATGCCCGGAACCAGGTTCGACGGCGAGAAGGCTGCCTGCTCGATCTCGGCGAAGAAGTTGCGCGGGTTGCGGTTCAGCGTGAAGTGGCCAACCGGGATCAACGGGTAGTCGGCGTGCGGCCAGACCTTGGTGATGTCGAACGGGTTGAAGCGGTAGGTCTTGCCCTCTTCGTACGGCATGATCTGCACCGAGACGTCCCAGGTCGGGAAGTTGCCGGCCTCGATGTTCTCGTACAGGTCGCGGCGGTAGTAGTCGGCGTCCGAGCCGGCAAGCTTCTCGGCTTCCTCGGCACCCATGTTGTGCACGCCCTGGCGGGAGTGGAAGTGGTACTGCACCCAGAAGCGCTCGCCCTCGGCGTTGATCCACTGGTAGGTGTGCGAGCCGTAGCCGTTCATCTCGCGCCAGGAGGTCGGCAGGCCGCGGTCGCCCATGACGTAGGTGACCTGGTGGGCCGACTCCGGGGAAAGGGTCCAGAAATCCCACTGCATGTCGGCATCGCGCAGGGCGGAGCCGCCCAGACGCTTCTGCGAGTGGATGAAGTCCGGGAACTTGATGCCGTCGCGGATGAAGAACACCGGGGTGTTGTTGCCCACGACGTCGTAGTTGCCCTCGGTGGTGTAGAAGCGAAGTGCGAAGCC encodes:
- a CDS encoding sigma-70 family RNA polymerase sigma factor; its protein translation is MNTSPGPSKEPIEPGDSELIVQVRAGSVRAQELLYARHHDAALRVAYRHSNSSYEAEDLAAEGFEKVFAVLRTDKGPDAFFRAYLCTTVSRLAFAYNNKEKRQALTDEFTTFDTGDDYSDPVMNQFESGIVGGAFSSLPERWQAVLWYTEIDGLKPSRIAPLLGLSPNGVSVLAVRAREGLRQAYLQGHVGASVGDGCHGYSGQLGAYARGGLSARNEAKVEEHLNECSKCTAILVQVNDVGASMRGVIAPLFLGGITALGIPAAISSATAGGSGAGSAAGSVSAATGTVAAGTGSASSGATFWAVLGSTIGANAVAIAATAVAMAAVVAGVAFGVNETGDRGKAAVGDDGGATHRATR
- a CDS encoding catalase is translated as MKENLLSENFTTTQSGAPVASDAHSLTAGPDGITALHDRYLVEKLASFNRERVPERNPHAKGGGAFGEFVVTADVSKYTRAAVFQPGAKSETLLRFSSVAGEQGSPDTWRDVRGFALRFYTTEGNYDVVGNNTPVFFIRDGIKFPDFIHSQKRLGGSALRDADMQWDFWTLSPESAHQVTYVMGDRGLPTSWREMNGYGSHTYQWINAEGERFWVQYHFHSRQGVHNMGAEEAEKLAGSDADYYRRDLYENIEAGNFPTWDVSVQIMPYEEGKTYRFNPFDITKVWPHADYPLIPVGHFTLNRNPRNFFAEIEQAAFSPSNLVPGIDISPDKMLMARVFSYPDAQRNRIGTNYNQLPVNQPHASKVTTYMHEGAMQYHFNDTDARVYTPNSYGGPAADPTRAAEGSWENDGELVRAAQTLRSEDSDFGQAGTLYRDVYSAESKERFHATLLGQANGITRDDIRERFFQYWGSVDANLGAILRDGYAAGVAGSTDGAAEMASKA